The following proteins come from a genomic window of Blastococcus sp. HT6-30:
- a CDS encoding cation transporter, whose product MNAADTLTAAETERLTRRGLRLAWFTVAYNVVEGAVAVTVGLLAGLVSMVGFGVDSGIESASAVLVGLRLAARLRHGHADEAKERRALRAVALTFFVLAGYVTVEGIRSLVSGETPDTSTVALVLLATSVVVMPLLARAKRRVGEQLGGDPLILADAAETRICVLLSVSTLVGLGLYSLVGWTWLDPVAGFVIAVFAVMEGREAWEGELEDGCGH is encoded by the coding sequence GTGAACGCCGCCGACACCCTGACGGCGGCCGAGACGGAGCGGCTGACCCGCCGAGGTCTCCGGCTCGCCTGGTTCACGGTCGCCTACAACGTCGTCGAGGGCGCCGTCGCCGTGACCGTGGGACTGCTCGCCGGTTTGGTGTCGATGGTGGGCTTCGGCGTCGACTCCGGCATCGAATCGGCGTCCGCCGTCCTCGTCGGCCTGCGCCTGGCCGCCCGCCTGCGCCACGGCCACGCCGACGAGGCCAAGGAGCGGCGCGCGCTCCGGGCGGTCGCGCTCACCTTCTTCGTGCTGGCCGGCTACGTGACGGTCGAGGGCATCCGGAGCCTCGTGAGCGGCGAGACGCCCGACACCTCCACCGTCGCGCTGGTCCTGCTGGCCACCTCCGTCGTCGTCATGCCGCTCCTGGCCCGGGCCAAGCGCCGGGTCGGCGAGCAGCTCGGCGGCGACCCGCTGATCCTGGCCGACGCGGCCGAGACCCGGATCTGCGTGCTCCTCAGCGTCTCCACCCTGGTCGGGCTGGGCCTCTACTCCCTGGTCGGCTGGACCTGGCTGGATCCGGTCGCCGGGTTCGTCATCGCCGTCTTCGCCGTCATGGAGGGCCGCGAGGCCTGGGAGGGCGAGCTCGAGGACGGCTGCGGCCACTGA
- the ettA gene encoding energy-dependent translational throttle protein EttA, translating into MAQYIYTMVRARKAHGDKVILDDVTLSFLPGAKIGVVGPNGAGKSTVLQIMAGMQQPSNGDATLAPDASVGILLQEPPLNENLDVRGNVEEAVKPLRDALTRFEEVSAAMGEPDADFDALMAEQGDLMEVIENADGWELDARIEQAMDALRCPPGDADVTVLSGGERRRVALCKLLLEAPDLLLLDEPTNHLDAESVAWLEQHLEKYAGTVVAVTHDRYFLDNVAQWILELDRGRAYPYEGNYSTYLETKAARLQVEGAKDAKRAKRLKDELEWVRSGAKARQAKSKARLARYEEMAAEADKFRKLDFEEIQIPPGPRLGSVVVETNKLTKGFGDRVLIDDLSFTLPRNGIVGVVGPNGVGKTTLFKMLVGEEKPDDGEIKVGETVKLSYVEQNRSGIDPKKTLWEVVSDGLDHIKVGNVEMPSRAYIAAFGFKGPDQQKPAGVLSGGERNRLNLALTLKQGGNLLLLDEPTNDLDTETLTSLESALLEFPGCAVVVSHDRWFLDRVATHILAYEGDSRWFWFEGNFADYEKNKVERLGADAGRPHRATYRKLSRD; encoded by the coding sequence GTGGCTCAGTACATCTACACGATGGTCCGTGCGCGCAAGGCGCACGGCGACAAGGTGATCCTCGACGACGTCACCCTGTCGTTCCTGCCCGGCGCCAAGATCGGCGTCGTCGGACCCAACGGTGCCGGCAAGTCCACCGTGCTCCAGATCATGGCCGGCATGCAGCAGCCCTCCAACGGCGACGCGACGCTCGCCCCCGACGCCTCGGTCGGGATCCTGCTGCAGGAACCGCCGCTCAACGAGAACCTGGACGTCCGCGGCAACGTGGAGGAGGCGGTGAAGCCCCTCCGGGACGCGCTCACCCGCTTCGAGGAGGTCAGCGCGGCGATGGGCGAGCCCGACGCCGACTTCGACGCGCTGATGGCCGAGCAGGGCGATCTCATGGAGGTCATCGAGAACGCCGACGGCTGGGAGCTCGACGCCCGTATCGAGCAGGCGATGGACGCGCTCCGCTGCCCGCCGGGCGACGCCGACGTCACCGTGCTCTCCGGTGGTGAGCGCCGCCGGGTCGCGCTGTGCAAGTTGCTGCTCGAGGCGCCCGACCTGCTGCTCCTCGACGAGCCCACCAACCACCTGGACGCCGAGAGCGTGGCGTGGCTGGAGCAGCACCTCGAGAAGTACGCCGGCACCGTCGTCGCCGTCACCCACGACCGGTACTTCCTGGACAATGTGGCGCAGTGGATCCTCGAGCTCGACCGCGGTCGTGCCTACCCCTACGAGGGCAACTACTCCACCTACCTGGAGACGAAGGCCGCCCGACTGCAGGTCGAGGGCGCCAAGGACGCCAAGCGCGCCAAGCGGCTGAAGGACGAGCTCGAGTGGGTGCGCTCCGGCGCCAAGGCCCGCCAGGCCAAGAGCAAGGCCCGTCTGGCCCGGTACGAGGAGATGGCCGCGGAGGCGGACAAGTTCCGCAAGCTGGACTTCGAGGAGATCCAGATCCCGCCGGGCCCACGACTGGGCAGCGTCGTCGTCGAGACGAACAAGCTGACCAAGGGGTTCGGCGACCGGGTGCTGATCGACGACCTGTCGTTCACGCTTCCGCGCAACGGCATCGTCGGCGTCGTCGGCCCGAACGGCGTCGGCAAGACCACGCTGTTCAAGATGCTGGTCGGTGAGGAGAAGCCCGACGACGGCGAGATCAAGGTCGGCGAGACGGTCAAGCTCTCCTACGTCGAGCAGAACCGCAGCGGCATCGACCCGAAGAAGACGCTGTGGGAGGTCGTGTCCGACGGCCTGGACCACATCAAGGTCGGCAACGTCGAGATGCCCTCGCGCGCCTACATCGCCGCCTTCGGGTTCAAGGGCCCGGACCAGCAGAAGCCGGCCGGCGTGCTCTCCGGTGGTGAGCGCAACCGCCTCAACCTGGCCTTGACCCTCAAGCAGGGCGGCAACCTGCTGCTGCTCGACGAGCCGACGAACGACCTGGACACCGAGACGCTGACCAGCCTCGAGAGCGCCCTGCTGGAGTTCCCCGGTTGCGCCGTCGTCGTCAGCCACGACCGGTGGTTCCTCGACCGGGTTGCGACGCACATCCTGGCGTACGAGGGCGACTCGAGGTGGTTCTGGTTCGAGGGCAACTTCGCCGACTACGAGAAGAACAAGGTCGAGCGGCTCGGTGCGGATGCGGGCCGTCCGCACCGCGCGACCTACCGGAAGCTCAGCCGCGACTGA